From Pungitius pungitius chromosome 9, fPunPun2.1, whole genome shotgun sequence, one genomic window encodes:
- the epn3b gene encoding epsin-3 isoform X2, which yields MTTSALRRQVKNIVHNYSEAEIKVREATSNDPWGPSSSLMSEIADLTFNVVAFAEVMGMVWKRLNDSGKNWRHVYKALTLLDYLLKTGSERVAQQCRENAFTIQTLRDFQHVDRDGRDQGANVREKARQLVCLLRDEERLRQERSQALKTKERMAGGGSGGGVYGGIPPSYHPGRRTSQPSMAVLYGEEFSRSRGSPSSFNSSSSSPRAASDLEQARPQTSGEEELQLQLALAMSREESQKEQCCRQGDESLLQKALDESRRESQSGGDGSTMLDLVDIFGTSSEVPCHQGDAWNSAPFADDITSDPWDSVAVHSSTPVIGSPWTAPPSSSNASNPWAPRADTRTDPWEAAPVSSSPVNHVWNSPTEGGGDGTDPFDDQEEENPKQEMVQVSSPQPASPTEEELFGVKADSDPFAGTGSRPDPFGADPEVKPLVNGRESSSPEMFDLSRLAPPLSAPPSRMCRTPETFLGPTGASLVNLDALIPSNPQGKLHSNPFLSGLTAPSPGNPFHCDQPRLTLNQMRPSSTSPLPPHMLSYSPSLPLPLTRQHFVLPSSLTQPPAGLLDLPPNLPQPLLPLSPRPAQRSQSQTHNPFL from the exons ATGACAACCTCAGCTCTTCGCCGGCAGGTGAAGAATATCGTGCACAACTATTCAGAAGCAGAGATCAAG GTTCGCGAGGCCACCTCGAACGACCCTTGGGGCCCGTCCTCGTCCCTCATGTCGGAGATCGCTGACCTGACCTTCAATGTGGTGGCGTTCGCTGAGGTCATGGGGATGGTGTGGAAACGCCTCAACGACAGCGGCAAGAACTGGAGACACGTCTACAAG GCCCTGACTCTGCTGGATTACCTGCTGAAGACCGGATCAGAGAGAGTGGCCCAACAGTGCCGtgagaacgccttcaccattcAG ACGCTACGTGACTTCCAGCACGTGGACCGTGACGGCAGGGATCAGGGCGCCAACGTGAGAGAGAAAGCACGCCAACTTGTGTGTCTCCTCCGGGACGAGGAGCGGCTCCGGCAGGAGAGGAGTCAGGCCCTGAAGACCAAGGAGCGAATGGCCGGGGGGGGCAGCGGAGGGGGCGTGTACGGAGGCATTCCTCCGTCGTACCACCCGGGCCGGCGCACCAGCCAGCCCAGCATGGCCGTGCTGTACGGGGAGGAGTTCAGCCGCTCGAGAGGCTCTCCGTCCTCCTTCAACT CCTCGTCCTCGTCTCCTCGTGCTGCTTCAGACCTCGAGCAGGCCCGACCACAGAccagcggcgaggaggagctgcagctccagctgGCGTTAGCcatgagcagagaggagagtcAGAAg GAGCAGTGCTGTCGCCAAGGAGACGAGTCTCTGTTACAGAAGGCCCTGGatgagagcaggagagagagtcAGTCGGGGGGAGATGGG TCGACCATGCTGGACCTGGTCGACATTTTCGGCACCTCGTCTGAGGTCCCGTGCCACCAAGGTGACGCTTGGAACTCTGCACCGTTTGCCGATGACATCACCTCTGACCCCTGGGACTCTGTAG CGGTCCACTCCAGCACTCCTGTGATTGGTAGCCCTTGGACGgcccctccctcgtcctccaATGCGTCCAATCCCTGGGCACCTCGTGCTGACACTCGCACGGATCCCTGGGAAGCAGCGCCTGTCTCCTCCAGTCCTGTCAATCATGTGTGGAACAGCCCAACAGAAGGAG GTGGCGATGGGACAGATCCGTTTGATGATCAGGAAGAGGAGAACCCAAAACAGGAGATGGTTCAAGTGTCTTCTCCACAACCTGCTAGTCCCACAG aggaagagttgTTTGGAGTAAAGGCAGATTCTGACCCGTTTGCTGGAACGGGCTCCAGACCAGATCCGTTTGGGGCCGACCCTGAGGTCAAACCCCTGGTGAATGGACGAGAATCGTCCAGCCCGGAGATGTTCGACCTGTCGCGGCTAGCACCCCCCCTCAGCGCCCCACCTTCACGCATGTGTCGAACCCCAGAGACCTTCCTGGGACCCACGGGGGCCTCGCTGGTCAATTTAGACGCTCTGATACCGTCCAACCCCCAGGGGAAGCTGCACAGCAACCCCTTCCTCTCAG GTCTGACTGCTCCGTCTCCTGGCAACCCCTTCCACTGCGACCAGCCTCGCCTCACCCTCAACCAaatgcgaccctcctccacctcgcccctgcccccccacatGCTCTCCTACAGCCCGTCGCTGCCTCTCCCTCTGACCCGCCAGCACTtcgtcctcccctcctctctcacgCAACCTCCCGCCGGACTCCTGGACCTTCCCCCCAACCTCCCACAGCCCCTGCTCCCCCTTTCTCCTCGTCCGGCGCAGCGCTCCCAGTCGCAGACACACAACCCTTTCCTCTGA
- the epn3b gene encoding epsin-3 isoform X1 has product MTTSALRRQVKNIVHNYSEAEIKVREATSNDPWGPSSSLMSEIADLTFNVVAFAEVMGMVWKRLNDSGKNWRHVYKALTLLDYLLKTGSERVAQQCRENAFTIQTLRDFQHVDRDGRDQGANVREKARQLVCLLRDEERLRQERSQALKTKERMAGGGSGGGVYGGIPPSYHPGRRTSQPSMAVLYGEEFSRSRGSPSSFNSSSSSPRAASDLEQARPQTSGEEELQLQLALAMSREESQKEQCCRQGDESLLQKALDESRRESQSGGDGSTMLDLVDIFGTSSEVPCHQGDAWNSAPFADDITSDPWDSVAVHSSTPVIGSPWTAPPSSSNASNPWAPRADTRTDPWEAAPVSSSPVNHVWNSPTEGAGGDGTDPFDDQEEENPKQEMVQVSSPQPASPTEEELFGVKADSDPFAGTGSRPDPFGADPEVKPLVNGRESSSPEMFDLSRLAPPLSAPPSRMCRTPETFLGPTGASLVNLDALIPSNPQGKLHSNPFLSGLTAPSPGNPFHCDQPRLTLNQMRPSSTSPLPPHMLSYSPSLPLPLTRQHFVLPSSLTQPPAGLLDLPPNLPQPLLPLSPRPAQRSQSQTHNPFL; this is encoded by the exons ATGACAACCTCAGCTCTTCGCCGGCAGGTGAAGAATATCGTGCACAACTATTCAGAAGCAGAGATCAAG GTTCGCGAGGCCACCTCGAACGACCCTTGGGGCCCGTCCTCGTCCCTCATGTCGGAGATCGCTGACCTGACCTTCAATGTGGTGGCGTTCGCTGAGGTCATGGGGATGGTGTGGAAACGCCTCAACGACAGCGGCAAGAACTGGAGACACGTCTACAAG GCCCTGACTCTGCTGGATTACCTGCTGAAGACCGGATCAGAGAGAGTGGCCCAACAGTGCCGtgagaacgccttcaccattcAG ACGCTACGTGACTTCCAGCACGTGGACCGTGACGGCAGGGATCAGGGCGCCAACGTGAGAGAGAAAGCACGCCAACTTGTGTGTCTCCTCCGGGACGAGGAGCGGCTCCGGCAGGAGAGGAGTCAGGCCCTGAAGACCAAGGAGCGAATGGCCGGGGGGGGCAGCGGAGGGGGCGTGTACGGAGGCATTCCTCCGTCGTACCACCCGGGCCGGCGCACCAGCCAGCCCAGCATGGCCGTGCTGTACGGGGAGGAGTTCAGCCGCTCGAGAGGCTCTCCGTCCTCCTTCAACT CCTCGTCCTCGTCTCCTCGTGCTGCTTCAGACCTCGAGCAGGCCCGACCACAGAccagcggcgaggaggagctgcagctccagctgGCGTTAGCcatgagcagagaggagagtcAGAAg GAGCAGTGCTGTCGCCAAGGAGACGAGTCTCTGTTACAGAAGGCCCTGGatgagagcaggagagagagtcAGTCGGGGGGAGATGGG TCGACCATGCTGGACCTGGTCGACATTTTCGGCACCTCGTCTGAGGTCCCGTGCCACCAAGGTGACGCTTGGAACTCTGCACCGTTTGCCGATGACATCACCTCTGACCCCTGGGACTCTGTAG CGGTCCACTCCAGCACTCCTGTGATTGGTAGCCCTTGGACGgcccctccctcgtcctccaATGCGTCCAATCCCTGGGCACCTCGTGCTGACACTCGCACGGATCCCTGGGAAGCAGCGCCTGTCTCCTCCAGTCCTGTCAATCATGTGTGGAACAGCCCAACAGAAGGAG CAGGTGGCGATGGGACAGATCCGTTTGATGATCAGGAAGAGGAGAACCCAAAACAGGAGATGGTTCAAGTGTCTTCTCCACAACCTGCTAGTCCCACAG aggaagagttgTTTGGAGTAAAGGCAGATTCTGACCCGTTTGCTGGAACGGGCTCCAGACCAGATCCGTTTGGGGCCGACCCTGAGGTCAAACCCCTGGTGAATGGACGAGAATCGTCCAGCCCGGAGATGTTCGACCTGTCGCGGCTAGCACCCCCCCTCAGCGCCCCACCTTCACGCATGTGTCGAACCCCAGAGACCTTCCTGGGACCCACGGGGGCCTCGCTGGTCAATTTAGACGCTCTGATACCGTCCAACCCCCAGGGGAAGCTGCACAGCAACCCCTTCCTCTCAG GTCTGACTGCTCCGTCTCCTGGCAACCCCTTCCACTGCGACCAGCCTCGCCTCACCCTCAACCAaatgcgaccctcctccacctcgcccctgcccccccacatGCTCTCCTACAGCCCGTCGCTGCCTCTCCCTCTGACCCGCCAGCACTtcgtcctcccctcctctctcacgCAACCTCCCGCCGGACTCCTGGACCTTCCCCCCAACCTCCCACAGCCCCTGCTCCCCCTTTCTCCTCGTCCGGCGCAGCGCTCCCAGTCGCAGACACACAACCCTTTCCTCTGA